The proteins below are encoded in one region of Myxococcales bacterium:
- a CDS encoding ATP-dependent helicase, with product MQWDENLTGTALSIASTDRSPLRVLAGPGTGKSYAMKRRIMRLLQKDGVDPSRILAVTFTRTAAGDLVKDLRSLGVSGCEKIDAGTLHSFCFRILNDNDVFGHIGREARPILTFEKSKVLKFEATPLLADLDDSEFEANRKRTNRILAFEAAWARLQSEQPGWPSDPTDQKFHSKLLEWLKFHKTMLIGELVPLTLSYLRNNPQADTLFSYDHIVVDEYQDLNKAEQALIDLLAKTATLSIVGDGDQSIYKFRHANPEGIIEFNNARPNTHDVTLSECRRCPKTVVAIADSLIRHNKPGTLQPTLRPLAQNAPGNIVVVQWKRLTDEIAGIADYIHSIVQSGESLSDVLLLCPRKHIGYLVRDRLKEANVPSHCFYNEEILETAEAQEAFALLTLLAKPDDLVSLRFLLGCKSNSYLKGEYRKLRNYCEEQNKTPKEALEQILVGETVPKIPKLISRYKDLKPRLGQLRSLSGESLVNELFPADSEWANGVRDVYETFDEDGLAPKQIHERLRTHVTSPEVPTGNFVHIMSLHKSKGLTAKIVIVMNCVEGLVPYIDRKESQYEATLTEQEQRRLFYVAITRTSKTLVLSSCTKVEKSLAHKLGMKVRGFGRTANAIASKFLNELGPQCPEAITGETWRGKDFHI from the coding sequence ATGCAATGGGATGAAAACCTCACAGGGACCGCTCTCTCGATAGCCAGCACCGATAGATCACCTTTGCGTGTATTGGCCGGGCCTGGGACCGGGAAGTCTTACGCGATGAAGCGACGTATCATGCGTCTACTACAAAAAGACGGTGTCGATCCCTCTAGAATATTGGCGGTTACATTTACACGAACGGCAGCTGGTGACTTAGTTAAGGATCTTCGCAGTCTAGGAGTTTCCGGGTGTGAGAAAATTGATGCCGGAACACTTCACAGCTTTTGCTTCCGTATACTAAATGACAACGACGTGTTTGGACACATTGGTAGAGAAGCTCGTCCTATTCTGACTTTTGAAAAATCTAAGGTTTTGAAATTTGAAGCAACACCTCTTCTCGCTGATTTAGATGACTCGGAGTTTGAAGCCAATAGAAAAAGGACTAACCGCATTTTAGCATTCGAGGCAGCTTGGGCTCGTCTTCAATCAGAACAACCAGGGTGGCCATCAGATCCCACTGATCAAAAATTCCATAGCAAACTCCTAGAGTGGCTGAAATTTCATAAAACCATGCTTATCGGTGAGCTAGTCCCGCTGACCCTCTCATACCTGCGAAATAATCCTCAAGCGGATACCCTATTTTCATACGACCATATCGTTGTCGATGAGTACCAAGACTTAAACAAAGCGGAACAAGCGCTTATCGATCTATTGGCCAAAACTGCCACTCTTTCGATAGTGGGTGATGGCGATCAATCAATCTATAAGTTCAGGCATGCAAATCCCGAGGGTATCATTGAGTTCAATAACGCAAGGCCCAACACCCATGATGTAACATTGAGCGAATGCCGGCGGTGCCCTAAAACCGTAGTAGCTATTGCTGATTCACTCATTCGTCATAATAAGCCGGGAACGCTTCAACCGACTCTCAGACCTTTGGCGCAAAATGCGCCGGGTAATATAGTGGTCGTTCAGTGGAAAAGGCTCACCGACGAAATCGCGGGAATCGCAGACTATATTCATTCTATCGTCCAATCCGGAGAGTCGTTGAGCGATGTTTTGCTACTATGCCCCAGGAAACACATAGGATACTTAGTCCGTGATCGCTTGAAAGAAGCGAACGTGCCTTCTCACTGCTTCTACAACGAGGAAATCTTGGAAACAGCTGAGGCTCAGGAAGCCTTTGCGCTACTCACCTTGCTGGCGAAACCGGATGACCTCGTAAGCCTTCGTTTCTTACTTGGTTGCAAGTCCAATAGTTATCTCAAAGGAGAGTATAGAAAACTTCGAAATTACTGCGAGGAACAGAACAAAACACCAAAGGAGGCTCTGGAGCAAATATTAGTTGGTGAAACCGTACCAAAAATTCCAAAGCTGATTTCCAGGTATAAAGACCTCAAACCGCGACTAGGGCAACTCAGATCTCTAAGCGGCGAATCCCTTGTTAATGAATTGTTCCCGGCTGACTCTGAGTGGGCAAATGGGGTACGAGACGTCTATGAGACGTTCGATGAGGATGGCCTCGCCCCGAAGCAAATCCATGAACGCTTGCGAACGCACGTTACGTCCCCGGAGGTGCCTACTGGAAATTTCGTGCATATTATGAGTCTCCACAAGAGTAAGGGCTTGACAGCAAAAATTGTGATTGTGATGAACTGCGTTGAAGGGCTCGTTCCTTATATCGACAGAAAAGAAAGTCAGTACGAGGCAACTCTAACAGAACAAGAACAAAGGAGACTTTTTTATGTGGCAATCACGCGCACATCGAAGACATTGGTTTTGTCTTCATGCACAAAAGTGGAAAAGAGCCTCGCCCACAAGTTGGGTATGAAAGTGCGAGGGTTTGGCCGAACAGCAAATGCAATCGCCAGCAAATTTCTAAACGAGCTCGGGCCACAGTGCCCCGAGGCAATAACGGGTGAGACCTGGAGAGGAAAAGACTTCCATATCTGA
- a CDS encoding transposase: protein MSRPLRIDAPGYWHHVMSRGAAFQNIFLCDEDRVVFLDLVADCCSRWGFIIHAFVLMDNHFHVFLQDSLGQLSRGMRHLIGVYTQRFNRKHRRDGPLFRGRFRSKVVQSTEYANSVVDYIHRNPVEAGLVTEASNYPWSSASEKALQFGILCEASLCLRDTDAETTMLVYHPSNCGPVWGDATFLKECRAVVNQVPTKATPNVPDGRRLSRPSHHEIVKCIAHAENIKAPYILSCRKAKKHPARFAAMVLCARFSGLSAQALGAYFGVSAAGIRAAVWRFRHSESHRDSIRHLQHIVEEHLAHPRRALDSKSLASSKNTT, encoded by the coding sequence ATGTCGCGCCCACTCCGCATCGACGCTCCCGGCTACTGGCACCACGTGATGTCGCGGGGTGCTGCCTTTCAAAACATTTTTCTCTGCGATGAAGACAGGGTTGTTTTTCTCGATTTGGTAGCAGATTGCTGCTCGCGGTGGGGATTTATCATTCATGCATTTGTGTTGATGGACAACCACTTTCATGTTTTTCTGCAAGACTCTCTTGGCCAACTCAGTCGAGGCATGCGCCATCTCATCGGGGTGTACACGCAAAGGTTCAACCGGAAGCACCGCCGAGATGGCCCACTTTTTCGTGGACGATTTCGCTCCAAGGTGGTGCAATCAACTGAATATGCCAATAGTGTCGTTGACTACATCCATCGTAACCCAGTGGAGGCGGGTCTAGTAACAGAAGCCAGCAACTATCCATGGTCAAGCGCCAGTGAAAAAGCGCTTCAATTCGGCATTCTTTGTGAAGCCTCGCTCTGTCTCAGAGACACCGATGCCGAGACGACGATGCTGGTTTATCATCCTTCGAATTGTGGCCCGGTTTGGGGAGATGCAACTTTTTTGAAAGAATGCAGGGCCGTGGTCAATCAAGTGCCGACGAAGGCAACTCCAAACGTTCCCGATGGCCGTAGATTATCTCGCCCTTCACATCATGAGATTGTCAAGTGCATTGCCCATGCAGAAAATATTAAGGCACCGTACATTCTGAGTTGCCGCAAAGCAAAGAAGCACCCGGCTCGATTTGCAGCGATGGTGCTTTGTGCAAGATTCAGTGGATTATCGGCGCAGGCACTAGGCGCGTATTTTGGGGTCAGTGCTGCTGGCATTCGTGCCGCTGTGTGGCGTTTTCGCCATTCTGAATCGCATCGGGATTCGATCAGACACCTGCAACACATCGTGGAAGAACATCTCGCTCATCCACGTAGGGCACTAGACTCAAAATCGTTGGCTAGTAGCAAAAACACGACCTGA
- a CDS encoding VCBS repeat-containing protein translates to MRSKCLHVLVLGFSVWALCLSASAQDRSGVRPAVMSLPSGPGSIEGLGEAFEPQLQAGSSTYEIDVDVPPGVADFEPTVKLQYSSGTGYDVLGLGWSLATPTVKRSTDRRLPTYTTEDRWVLSGMGGKGSEELVQMPDGSYRFEIEGAFARGRRSGDGFVFTNSSGVIFEFDGSASSVVQDGTKDFSYALTAQEDTFGHRIEYSYDKPAGERPYLTSIRYNLHVEGSINEVRFSYEERPDALTSYLSTFAVRTTKRLTRIEVLHAGEMVRQYDLGYELGTGLSRLVKVELTGKDGETTLPALSLSYAEFDPAIAPKQMLNGPTRELGASVEIADVNGDALPDVVQMDASLDGGQYRLRPNLDGTGFGEWQNIDSASTWLDNPDTQLADVNGDGAPDVLARLSSSSDGLRYYPGGSTGFGAAVVLSPNLSPAPSDPNVKFVDLNHDRRVDWLHIEASSGDVRVAINQGDGTFSAVQNLGQLESGQVLTFDGDGLRLADMNGDGLQDIAQLRSGSLRYFPAQGSGRFAAAVPISGAPALSEGELSRSHLSDIDGNGLADLVVVNAAHVLLYLNLASASLSDVVRIENTPGSSESIQVRLFDINANGSTDVVWLDRSAPVDEAWTYVDVLEQGKPGLLVRIDNGLGQITRMSYAGIGVMRAWANEHTLDWSKRSPIGQMLLSEMWVDDSLGSVQHSRFYYADGYFDPYEREFRGFAYAQRIDVGDGPQPTLHTISTFDVGETEIAFKGLPLSVIRQNADGGTFDHVQNTYGLQLFDSADAQRPLRFAYLEQSDTTVIELGDTPVTTRKTFEYDDYGNVTKQAEWGITLGDDLLAGGDERITTRTFAQNTERWILSAPSSERVSDGSGQRITETRHYYDGSAFEGLPLGQIERGAVSRKTSWRSGDEFVDVEVNEHDEHGNIIAQIDGRGGRSDFAYDESGTFVTEERLDVDGSYTLNFAASYDAAFGTMLSFIDPNDQSTRFEHDALGRLISIIEPHDSEEHPTKSYEYTLGAPTSVIRERLAKDSDSDEVETSITHIDGLGRKRGIFEEAGDGSWAGSEIKRFGPRGLASFAQRPLFASNADYREADLTQSGVELSYDALGRPIREAEPDGATRSFSYAPLRTDSFDENGRRRSDITDGLGRLIQHLQESDEDDAVTTYSYNAADKLITLSDARGSVRRYTYNGLLQRTKLEDPNAGSWEFSYDVPGALLSRLDPEGNQVRYVYDARGRALEEWHRAKDGEERLSVRYHYDERSERFSWMRHTQGQLSWLEDEVGEVHFGYDARGRATDEVRRWSDGSEHANWSEYDSQDRLKRRGYPNKTYFETNYDARGLTQSITGLINNVSWSAWGSLQEAQYGNGVQSMREYDSRQRLTHMLSQSGGSTLLDLRFELDPSSRVIEEIDARELSDALNLSATYGYDARYRLASEQNRLGSTTFSYDVMSNLLSVTSDRADLAAQVDYEYTDSNGPDRVTKFADETLKYDAAGRLLEDGARALEWDAKGRIAKVVRADENGAQITETYQYGYDDRRVIKRTSSADGETEVRYPSPDVEVREGKIIRYVELDDKRAIRLDAVPQAGLAQPSAAAPSTPLGPSVPSAPWLWVLALLGLLASVVFSVLKRRSFALGALALVGVLLSCGGDDFNPHDGVLITEWPAPAELYLNDLHGSPVVRADAEGEVLARYAYNAYGSVRGLEESSADPFRFAGNEYDKGAALADFKARPYRPELSSFITPDPVAVLTPESVMTQPERLSPYSYALGEPIGMTDPDGLQPGPTPGGNQPRNKFIDFAEDLAHETAEGIRMTVGTGPAGPVAGPSRMLSGIGKVTGRYAPKATTFITNQASRLTKWASKHASSVKSAISKRFLGSSGTQAAESANKVILRTGRQLQAKFKHASDFGVSGNYSKANAAKFSRAIHQHVNSPGVKEISGTYHNQPVKHFLDPSSRLNVMTDSAGNFVSGWKLSPAQQQNILKHGGL, encoded by the coding sequence ATGAGGTCTAAATGCTTGCATGTGTTAGTGTTGGGGTTTAGCGTATGGGCGCTTTGCTTGAGCGCAAGTGCGCAAGACCGCTCGGGTGTGCGTCCGGCGGTAATGAGTCTTCCCTCTGGCCCTGGCTCCATCGAAGGCTTGGGGGAAGCCTTTGAGCCACAGCTTCAAGCAGGCTCAAGTACGTATGAGATCGATGTGGATGTGCCGCCCGGTGTGGCTGATTTTGAGCCGACGGTGAAGCTTCAGTATAGCTCAGGCACCGGCTACGACGTACTTGGCCTTGGCTGGTCTTTGGCTACCCCGACGGTCAAGCGTAGCACCGACCGGCGCCTGCCGACTTACACGACCGAGGACCGCTGGGTGCTTAGCGGCATGGGCGGCAAAGGCTCAGAAGAGCTCGTGCAGATGCCTGATGGCAGCTATCGTTTTGAAATCGAAGGCGCCTTTGCGCGCGGCCGGCGCTCGGGCGATGGTTTTGTGTTCACCAACTCCTCTGGTGTCATCTTCGAGTTTGATGGCTCTGCGAGCAGCGTGGTGCAGGATGGTACAAAAGACTTTTCGTACGCTTTGACGGCGCAAGAAGACACTTTTGGGCATCGCATCGAGTACAGCTACGATAAACCCGCAGGCGAGCGTCCTTATCTCACTTCAATTCGTTACAATCTTCACGTCGAAGGCAGCATCAACGAAGTGCGCTTCTCTTACGAAGAGCGCCCCGATGCGCTCACGAGCTATCTATCCACTTTTGCTGTGCGCACCACAAAGCGCCTGACACGCATCGAGGTGCTGCACGCAGGTGAGATGGTGCGCCAGTATGACCTCGGCTACGAGCTTGGCACCGGCCTTTCCCGCTTGGTCAAAGTTGAGCTCACTGGCAAAGATGGTGAAACCACGCTGCCAGCGCTTAGCTTGAGTTACGCCGAGTTTGACCCGGCCATCGCGCCAAAACAAATGCTTAACGGCCCCACACGCGAGCTTGGCGCAAGCGTTGAGATTGCCGATGTCAACGGCGATGCTTTGCCGGATGTCGTGCAAATGGATGCATCGCTTGATGGCGGGCAATACCGCTTGCGGCCGAATCTTGATGGCACTGGGTTCGGCGAATGGCAAAACATCGATTCAGCATCCACGTGGCTCGATAATCCCGACACACAACTCGCCGATGTCAACGGCGATGGCGCCCCGGATGTGCTCGCGCGCCTCTCAAGCAGCAGCGATGGTTTGCGTTATTATCCCGGCGGGAGCACCGGTTTCGGCGCCGCGGTGGTGCTCAGTCCCAACCTTAGTCCCGCGCCAAGCGATCCGAATGTGAAGTTTGTTGATCTCAACCACGACCGGCGCGTGGACTGGCTGCATATCGAAGCGAGCTCTGGTGATGTGCGCGTGGCGATCAACCAAGGGGATGGCACGTTTTCTGCCGTGCAAAATCTCGGGCAGCTTGAATCAGGCCAAGTGCTTACCTTTGATGGCGATGGATTGCGTCTTGCTGACATGAACGGCGATGGCCTGCAAGACATTGCGCAGCTGCGCTCGGGTTCTTTGCGCTATTTCCCTGCACAAGGCTCAGGACGTTTTGCTGCTGCCGTGCCGATCTCAGGGGCGCCCGCTCTTTCAGAAGGCGAGCTCTCTCGCTCACATCTGAGTGATATCGACGGTAACGGCCTTGCAGACCTTGTCGTTGTGAATGCTGCGCATGTTCTGCTTTATCTAAACCTTGCTTCTGCTTCGCTCAGCGATGTGGTGCGCATCGAAAACACACCGGGCTCGAGTGAATCGATTCAAGTCAGGTTGTTTGACATCAACGCCAACGGAAGCACCGATGTGGTCTGGCTTGATCGCAGCGCGCCCGTCGATGAAGCATGGACTTACGTCGATGTGCTCGAGCAGGGAAAGCCTGGCCTGTTGGTACGCATTGACAATGGTTTGGGGCAAATCACGCGCATGAGCTATGCGGGCATCGGCGTCATGCGCGCGTGGGCGAATGAACACACCCTCGATTGGAGCAAACGCTCGCCCATTGGTCAAATGCTGCTCTCCGAGATGTGGGTCGATGACAGCCTTGGCTCCGTTCAACACTCGCGTTTTTACTATGCCGATGGCTACTTTGACCCCTACGAGCGGGAGTTTCGTGGCTTTGCTTATGCGCAGCGCATCGACGTGGGCGATGGGCCCCAGCCCACGCTTCATACCATCAGCACTTTTGATGTCGGCGAGACTGAAATAGCCTTCAAAGGCTTGCCGCTGAGTGTGATCAGGCAAAACGCAGACGGCGGAACCTTTGATCACGTGCAAAACACCTATGGGTTGCAGTTGTTCGACTCTGCCGATGCGCAGCGTCCCTTGCGTTTTGCATATCTCGAGCAAAGCGACACCACGGTGATTGAGCTTGGTGATACACCAGTCACCACGCGGAAAACCTTCGAGTACGACGACTATGGCAACGTCACCAAACAAGCAGAGTGGGGCATCACCCTGGGAGATGACCTGCTTGCGGGCGGTGACGAGCGCATCACGACCCGCACTTTTGCTCAAAACACCGAACGCTGGATTCTAAGCGCGCCCTCAAGCGAGCGAGTGAGCGACGGATCAGGCCAGCGCATCACCGAAACCCGCCACTACTACGATGGCTCCGCCTTCGAAGGACTGCCGTTGGGGCAAATCGAGCGGGGAGCTGTGAGCCGAAAAACCAGCTGGCGCTCGGGCGATGAGTTTGTCGATGTGGAAGTCAACGAGCATGATGAGCACGGAAATATCATTGCGCAAATCGATGGCCGCGGTGGCCGCAGCGACTTTGCCTACGATGAAAGCGGCACCTTTGTTACCGAGGAGCGGCTTGATGTCGATGGCTCATACACGCTGAACTTTGCCGCTAGCTACGATGCAGCGTTTGGCACCATGCTTTCATTCATAGACCCGAATGATCAGAGCACACGTTTTGAGCACGATGCGCTCGGGCGCCTCATCAGCATCATCGAGCCGCACGATAGCGAGGAGCACCCCACCAAAAGCTATGAGTACACGCTTGGCGCACCGACTTCTGTCATTCGCGAACGACTTGCCAAAGACAGCGATTCAGACGAGGTCGAAACGTCGATTACCCATATCGATGGCCTCGGCCGCAAGCGCGGCATCTTCGAAGAAGCCGGAGATGGTTCATGGGCCGGCAGTGAAATCAAACGCTTTGGTCCGCGCGGTCTGGCTTCCTTCGCGCAGCGCCCACTCTTTGCCAGCAATGCCGATTACCGCGAAGCAGATCTTACCCAGAGCGGTGTTGAACTAAGCTACGATGCGCTTGGCCGCCCCATCCGTGAAGCAGAGCCCGATGGCGCAACGCGATCCTTTAGCTACGCACCGTTGCGCACCGATAGCTTCGATGAAAACGGGCGCCGCCGGAGTGATATCACCGATGGCCTCGGTCGCCTCATTCAGCACTTGCAAGAAAGCGATGAAGACGATGCTGTGACAACTTACAGCTACAACGCAGCCGATAAACTCATCACGCTCAGCGATGCGCGAGGCAGCGTGCGGCGCTACACATACAACGGCCTTTTGCAGCGCACGAAACTCGAAGACCCCAATGCTGGAAGCTGGGAGTTTTCTTATGATGTGCCTGGTGCGCTCTTGAGCAGGCTTGATCCAGAAGGCAACCAAGTGCGTTATGTCTACGATGCGCGCGGAAGAGCGCTCGAGGAGTGGCACCGCGCAAAAGATGGCGAGGAGCGCCTTTCGGTGCGTTATCATTACGATGAGCGCTCGGAGCGTTTTTCGTGGATGCGCCACACCCAAGGTCAGCTCTCGTGGCTTGAAGATGAAGTGGGTGAAGTGCACTTTGGCTACGATGCGCGTGGACGGGCTACGGATGAAGTGCGCCGCTGGAGCGATGGCTCTGAGCATGCAAACTGGTCGGAATACGACTCACAAGACCGCCTCAAACGCCGCGGCTACCCCAATAAGACTTACTTTGAGACAAATTATGATGCACGCGGCCTCACCCAGAGCATCACTGGCCTCATCAACAACGTGAGCTGGAGCGCATGGGGCAGCTTGCAAGAAGCTCAATACGGCAATGGCGTGCAGAGCATGCGCGAGTACGACTCGCGGCAGCGTTTGACACATATGCTTTCGCAATCCGGTGGCTCCACGCTGCTTGATTTGCGGTTTGAGCTTGACCCAAGCTCACGCGTGATTGAAGAAATCGATGCCCGCGAGCTTAGCGATGCGCTCAATCTCAGCGCGACATATGGATACGATGCGCGTTATCGCTTGGCATCAGAGCAAAACCGGCTCGGAAGCACCACCTTTAGTTACGATGTGATGTCCAATCTGCTTTCGGTGACTTCGGATCGCGCTGATCTTGCCGCGCAAGTTGACTATGAATACACGGATTCAAACGGCCCTGATCGCGTCACCAAGTTTGCCGATGAGACTTTGAAGTACGATGCCGCAGGCCGCTTGCTTGAAGATGGCGCGCGTGCGTTAGAATGGGACGCCAAAGGCCGTATCGCCAAAGTCGTGCGCGCAGATGAAAACGGCGCGCAGATCACCGAGACCTACCAGTATGGCTACGATGATCGCCGAGTCATCAAACGCACAAGCAGTGCTGATGGTGAAACAGAAGTGCGTTATCCCTCGCCCGATGTTGAAGTGCGCGAAGGAAAGATCATTCGCTATGTCGAGCTCGATGACAAGCGCGCGATACGCCTTGATGCTGTGCCACAAGCAGGTTTAGCGCAACCGTCGGCTGCAGCACCATCAACACCCCTAGGGCCCTCGGTGCCAAGCGCGCCATGGCTTTGGGTGCTTGCATTGCTTGGCTTGCTTGCTTCGGTCGTCTTCAGTGTGCTCAAACGGCGAAGCTTTGCGCTCGGAGCGCTAGCGCTTGTGGGTGTGCTGCTGAGCTGTGGCGGCGATGACTTTAACCCGCACGATGGCGTGCTCATCACCGAATGGCCCGCACCGGCCGAGCTCTACCTCAACGATTTGCACGGCAGCCCCGTGGTGCGCGCTGATGCTGAAGGAGAAGTGCTCGCGCGCTACGCTTACAACGCGTATGGCAGTGTGCGGGGCCTGGAAGAGAGTAGCGCTGACCCATTTCGCTTTGCCGGCAACGAGTATGACAAAGGCGCAGCGCTAGCCGACTTCAAAGCACGCCCCTACCGGCCCGAGCTGAGTAGCTTTATCACACCCGACCCAGTCGCCGTTCTTACTCCCGAGAGCGTCATGACGCAGCCCGAACGGCTCAGCCCCTACAGCTATGCGCTCGGCGAGCCCATCGGCATGACTGATCCCGACGGCTTGCAGCCTGGCCCTACACCAGGTGGAAATCAACCGCGCAACAAATTCATCGACTTTGCAGAAGACCTCGCCCATGAAACCGCCGAAGGCATTCGCATGACCGTTGGCACGGGCCCAGCAGGCCCCGTCGCCGGACCCTCGCGCATGCTATCGGGCATCGGCAAAGTAACAGGCCGCTACGCCCCCAAAGCCACCACGTTCATCACCAACCAAGCCAGCCGCCTCACCAAATGGGCCAGCAAACACGCTTCCTCTGTCAAAAGCGCCATCAGTAAACGCTTCTTGGGCAGTAGCGGTACTCAGGCAGCTGAGAGTGCCAATAAGGTGATCCTGCGCACTGGAAGACAGCTCCAAGCAAAATTTAAGCATGCGTCCGATTTTGGAGTAAGCGGCAACTATAGCAAAGCTAACGCTGCAAAATTCAGCCGTGCGATTCATCAGCATGTAAACAGCCCAGGAGTCAAAGAAATTTCGGGAACGTATCACAATCAGCCGGTCAAGCACTTTCTTGATCCCTCCAGTCGGCTAAACGTGATGACGGACTCCGCTGGAAATTTTGTGAGTGGTTGGAAATTAAGCCCTGCTCAGCAACAAAACATATTGAAACACGGGGGACTCTAA